A genomic region of Candidatus Pseudomonas phytovorans contains the following coding sequences:
- a CDS encoding Fic family protein — translation MNSPLWIWQQPAWPQFTWQNEAIAPLLRSCIDMQGRLLGKIGSVDELSECQNILDTLLQNIVTSSAIEGEQLNVGSVRSSLARRLGMEEQGATSARSEGLAELILDATQGYDRPLTLQRLFTWHQWLFPVAQGTLSKAVLVGQLRDEAPMQVISGRLDKPTVHFQAPPRDGLETQLAEFLDWFANSLDNAGLDPLLRAGIAHFWFVTLHPFDDGNGRLTRAITDLALAQGERQAIRFYAMSASILEDRAGYYQILESSQKDGLDITRWMSWFLATLLRSLEQALANIDRILAKARFWQAHRADGLLPEQVKVLNRLLDGGPRGFEDGINATQYQAVAKVSKATATRHLTDLLDKACLVRLPGGGRSTRYRINTQDISSA, via the coding sequence ATGAACAGCCCTTTGTGGATCTGGCAGCAACCTGCGTGGCCCCAGTTCACCTGGCAAAACGAAGCGATCGCCCCGCTTCTGCGCAGCTGCATCGACATGCAGGGGCGTTTGCTGGGCAAGATCGGCAGCGTCGATGAGCTCAGTGAGTGCCAGAACATTCTGGATACGCTGCTGCAGAACATTGTTACTTCCTCGGCGATCGAAGGTGAGCAGCTGAATGTGGGCTCGGTGCGGTCTTCTCTCGCCCGCCGGTTGGGCATGGAAGAACAGGGAGCTACCAGTGCCCGCAGCGAAGGGCTGGCGGAACTGATACTGGATGCAACACAAGGCTATGACCGACCACTGACCCTGCAGCGGCTTTTCACTTGGCACCAATGGCTATTCCCGGTGGCGCAAGGCACCTTGAGCAAGGCTGTGCTGGTCGGACAGCTACGTGATGAAGCGCCCATGCAGGTGATTTCTGGTCGCCTTGACAAGCCCACCGTACATTTCCAGGCACCGCCGCGAGATGGCCTTGAAACACAGCTCGCGGAGTTTCTCGACTGGTTTGCCAACAGCCTCGATAACGCCGGCCTGGATCCGTTGCTACGCGCCGGTATTGCCCACTTCTGGTTCGTCACGCTGCACCCGTTCGACGATGGCAATGGTCGACTGACCCGGGCGATCACCGACCTGGCGCTAGCCCAGGGTGAGCGCCAGGCCATTCGCTTCTATGCGATGTCCGCCAGCATCCTCGAAGACAGGGCCGGCTACTACCAGATCCTGGAAAGCAGCCAGAAAGATGGCCTGGATATCACCCGCTGGATGTCCTGGTTCCTTGCCACATTGCTGCGCAGCCTAGAACAGGCACTGGCAAACATTGACCGGATACTGGCCAAGGCCAGGTTCTGGCAGGCTCATCGCGCAGATGGCCTGCTGCCCGAGCAGGTCAAGGTGCTGAACAGGTTGCTTGATGGCGGCCCCCGCGGTTTCGAGGACGGCATCAACGCCACGCAGTACCAGGCAGTGGCAAAGGTTTCCAAGGCCACTGCGACCCGCCACCTTACCGACCTGCTCGACAAGGCTTGCCTGGTGCGCCTGCCAGGCGGGGGCCGCAGTACCCGCTACCGCATCAACACTCAGGACATCTCCAGCGCCTGA
- a CDS encoding MFS transporter has protein sequence MDNATSLPAGAATVPAAEKTTASRLKSIFSGSIGNMVEWYDWYVYAAFSLYFAKAFFPAGDSTAQLLNTAAIFAVGFLMRPIGGWLMGLYADRKGRKAALMASVLLMCAGSLVIALTPGYETIGVAAPILLVIARLLQGLSVGGEYGTSATYLSEMASKERRGFFSSFQYVTLISGQLIALAVLIVLQQTLTTEQLYAWGWRVPFVIGALCAVVALYLRRGMEETASFTKKEKAKESLMRTLLRHPKELMTVVGLTMGGTLAFYTYTTYMQKYLVNTVGMSISDSTTISAATLFLFMCLQPVIGGLSDKIGRRPILIAFGVLGTLFTVPILTTLHTIQTWWGAFFLIMAALIIVSGYTSINAVVKAELFPTEIRALGVGLPYALTVSIFGGTAEYVALWFKSAGMESGYYWYVTACIACSLLVYATMKDTKQHSRITTD, from the coding sequence ATGGATAACGCCACCTCCCTGCCCGCCGGGGCGGCCACTGTGCCCGCCGCAGAAAAAACCACCGCCAGCCGCCTGAAGTCGATCTTCAGCGGGTCCATCGGCAATATGGTCGAATGGTACGACTGGTACGTCTACGCTGCATTCTCGCTGTACTTCGCCAAGGCCTTCTTCCCGGCCGGTGACTCCACTGCACAATTGCTCAACACCGCTGCGATCTTCGCCGTGGGCTTCCTGATGCGCCCGATCGGTGGCTGGCTGATGGGCCTGTACGCCGACCGCAAAGGCCGCAAGGCTGCACTGATGGCTTCGGTACTGCTGATGTGCGCAGGCTCGCTGGTCATCGCCCTGACCCCGGGCTATGAAACCATCGGCGTCGCCGCGCCGATCCTGCTGGTCATCGCGCGCCTGCTACAAGGCCTGTCGGTGGGTGGCGAATACGGCACCTCGGCCACCTACCTCAGCGAAATGGCCAGCAAGGAACGCCGTGGTTTCTTCTCCAGCTTCCAGTATGTGACCCTGATCTCCGGGCAGCTCATCGCCCTGGCAGTGCTGATCGTTCTGCAGCAGACCCTGACCACAGAGCAGCTGTATGCCTGGGGCTGGCGCGTGCCGTTCGTGATCGGTGCACTGTGCGCCGTGGTTGCCCTGTACCTGCGTCGCGGCATGGAAGAAACCGCCTCGTTCACCAAGAAGGAAAAGGCCAAGGAAAGCCTGATGCGCACCCTGCTGCGCCACCCCAAGGAGCTGATGACCGTGGTCGGCCTGACCATGGGCGGCACCCTGGCCTTCTACACCTACACCACCTACATGCAGAAGTACCTGGTCAACACCGTGGGCATGAGCATCAGCGACTCGACCACCATCTCTGCAGCCACGCTGTTCCTGTTCATGTGCCTGCAGCCGGTGATCGGTGGCCTGTCCGACAAGATCGGCCGGCGCCCGATCCTGATCGCCTTCGGTGTGCTCGGTACCCTGTTCACCGTACCGATCCTCACCACCCTGCACACCATCCAGACCTGGTGGGGCGCGTTCTTCCTGATCATGGCGGCGCTGATCATCGTCAGCGGCTATACCTCGATCAATGCCGTGGTCAAGGCAGAGCTGTTCCCGACTGAAATTCGCGCCTTGGGCGTGGGCCTGCCGTACGCCCTGACCGTGTCGATCTTCGGTGGCACCGCCGAGTACGTGGCCCTGTGGTTCAAGAGCGCCGGCATGGAGAGCGGCTACTACTGGTACGTCACCGCCTGCATCGCCTGCTCGCTGCTGGTCTACGCGACCATGAAAGACACCAAGCAGCACTCGCGGATTACCACTGACTGA
- a CDS encoding sigma-54 dependent transcriptional regulator: MLNSVIVVDDEASIRTAVEQWLSLSGFSVQLFARAEECLAHLPRHFAGVIISDVRMPGMDGLQLLERLQADDPDLPVILLTGHGDVPMAVDAMRSGAYDFLEKPFTPQHLLGSLRRALEKRQLVLENRRLHEQADLKSRLEGTLLGMSHGLQQLRRQVLELAGLPVNVLIRGETGSGKERVARCLHDFGPRAGKPFVALNCAAIPEALFEAELFGHESGAFTGAQGKRIGKLEYANGGTVFLDEIESMPLAQQAKLLRVVQEQKLERLGANQSISVDLRIIAATKPDLLEEARAGRFREDLAYRLNVAELHLAPLRERREDIPLLFEHFARAAGEKLGRAAPLLSGVQLAQLLSHDWPGNVRELANAAERHALGLSSPNIEVAPAGQSLGEQMEAFEAQCLRAALRQHGGAISAVMEALQLPRRTLNEKMQRHGLVREDFVSRE; the protein is encoded by the coding sequence ATGTTGAATTCAGTGATCGTCGTCGATGATGAAGCCAGTATCCGCACTGCAGTCGAACAATGGCTGAGCCTGTCCGGCTTCAGCGTGCAACTGTTCGCCCGCGCTGAAGAGTGCCTGGCACACCTGCCACGGCACTTCGCTGGGGTCATCATCAGCGATGTGCGCATGCCGGGCATGGATGGCCTGCAATTGCTTGAACGCTTGCAGGCAGATGACCCCGACCTGCCAGTGATCTTGCTGACCGGCCACGGTGACGTGCCCATGGCAGTGGATGCCATGCGCAGTGGCGCCTACGACTTCCTCGAAAAGCCTTTCACCCCGCAGCACCTGCTGGGCAGCCTGCGCCGGGCCCTGGAAAAGCGCCAGCTGGTGTTGGAAAACCGCCGGCTGCACGAACAGGCAGACCTCAAGTCACGCCTGGAAGGCACCCTGCTGGGCATGTCACACGGCCTGCAACAGCTGCGCCGACAAGTGCTGGAACTGGCCGGCCTGCCGGTCAATGTGCTGATCCGTGGCGAAACCGGCAGCGGCAAGGAGCGCGTGGCCCGCTGCCTGCACGATTTTGGGCCGCGCGCGGGCAAACCCTTCGTCGCACTCAACTGTGCGGCCATCCCCGAGGCGCTGTTCGAGGCCGAGCTGTTCGGCCATGAAAGCGGCGCCTTCACCGGCGCCCAGGGCAAGCGCATCGGCAAGCTGGAGTACGCCAACGGTGGCACGGTGTTTCTCGACGAAATCGAGAGTATGCCGTTGGCGCAGCAGGCCAAGTTATTGCGCGTGGTACAGGAGCAGAAGCTGGAGCGCCTGGGCGCAAACCAAAGCATCAGCGTCGACCTGCGCATCATTGCCGCAACCAAGCCCGACCTGCTCGAAGAGGCGCGGGCCGGGCGCTTTCGTGAAGACCTTGCCTACCGCCTGAACGTGGCCGAGTTGCACCTGGCACCGCTGCGTGAGCGGCGTGAGGACATTCCTCTGCTGTTTGAGCACTTTGCCCGTGCCGCTGGCGAAAAACTTGGCCGCGCGGCCCCGCTGCTGTCGGGTGTACAACTGGCGCAGCTGCTGTCACATGACTGGCCGGGCAATGTGCGTGAGCTGGCCAATGCGGCGGAGCGGCACGCATTGGGGCTGAGTTCGCCGAACATCGAAGTGGCACCTGCAGGGCAGTCGCTGGGCGAGCAGATGGAAGCGTTCGAGGCGCAGTGCTTGCGCGCGGCGCTGCGTCAGCATGGGGGAGCGATCAGTGCGGTGATGGAGGCATTGCAGCTGCCGCGGCGGACGCTGAACGAAAAGATGCAGCGGCATGGATTGGTACGCGAGGATTTTGTTTCGCGGGAATGA
- a CDS encoding ATP-binding protein: MPFSFRALRLGLITLLILLGTALSAGWAMHQAKRQAMEDDAQRASQQLGLYANTLHTLIDRYRALPAVLALDPELIAALRDPVSQQVQDALNRKLERINGAANSSTLELLDRTGLAIAASNWRLPSSYVGSNYGFRPYFKQTRSQGSGRFYAVGVTSGVPGYFLASAVNDEHGRFLGAMVVKLEFPELEREWRQGSDILLVSDARGITFIANQDGWRYRELQPLSGADRAELAETRQYDKQPLVPLQHQALTRFAANSTLSRVQGPEGSAEYLWESLPLEGEDWTLHLLRKPQVTADGRNAALGAAAVWLSLVFAALFVSQRLRLARLRQRSREELKRQVEERTRELRTAQEGLVQSAKLAALGQMSAAMAHEINQPLTTQRMQLETLRLLLDHGRHDEARQALEPLEQMLTRMAALTSHLKTFARNSPVGLRERLDLATVVDQALHLLETRIRSEAVEVALYLARPAWVRGDAIRLEQVLINLLHNALDAMADKRYKRLEVRIELDGERWRLSVQDSGGGIAEADLAKVFDPFFTTKPVGEGLGLGLAISYGIVHEAGGQLQAENLPGGARLSLTLPRDLEPVC; encoded by the coding sequence ATGCCCTTTTCCTTTCGCGCCCTGCGTCTGGGGCTGATCACCCTGCTCATTCTGCTGGGCACCGCCCTCAGCGCCGGTTGGGCCATGCACCAGGCCAAGCGCCAGGCCATGGAAGACGACGCCCAGCGTGCCAGCCAGCAGCTGGGCCTGTACGCCAACACCCTGCACACCCTGATCGACCGCTACCGTGCCCTGCCCGCCGTACTGGCGCTGGACCCGGAACTGATCGCTGCCCTGCGCGACCCGGTCAGCCAACAGGTGCAGGACGCCCTGAACCGCAAGCTTGAACGCATCAACGGCGCCGCAAACTCCTCCACCCTCGAACTGCTCGACCGCACCGGCCTGGCCATTGCTGCCAGCAACTGGCGGCTGCCCAGCAGCTACGTCGGTTCCAATTACGGCTTCCGCCCCTACTTCAAGCAAACCCGCAGCCAGGGCAGTGGCCGCTTCTATGCCGTAGGCGTGACCAGTGGTGTGCCGGGCTACTTCCTTGCCAGCGCGGTGAACGACGAGCATGGCCGCTTCCTCGGTGCCATGGTGGTGAAGCTGGAGTTCCCTGAACTGGAACGCGAGTGGCGCCAAGGTAGCGACATCCTGCTGGTGAGCGACGCCCGCGGCATCACCTTCATCGCCAACCAGGACGGCTGGCGCTACCGCGAGCTGCAGCCGCTCAGTGGTGCCGACCGTGCCGAGCTCGCAGAAACCCGCCAGTACGACAAGCAGCCACTGGTCCCGCTGCAGCACCAGGCGCTGACCCGGTTTGCCGCCAACAGCACCCTCAGCCGCGTACAGGGCCCGGAAGGCAGTGCCGAGTATTTGTGGGAAAGCCTGCCACTGGAGGGCGAAGACTGGACCTTGCACCTGCTACGCAAGCCACAAGTCACTGCCGACGGCCGCAATGCTGCCTTGGGCGCCGCCGCCGTGTGGCTGAGCCTGGTGTTCGCCGCGCTGTTCGTCAGCCAGCGGCTGCGCCTGGCCCGCCTGCGCCAGCGCAGCCGCGAAGAGCTCAAACGCCAGGTCGAGGAGCGCACCCGTGAACTGCGCACGGCTCAAGAGGGCCTGGTGCAATCCGCCAAGCTGGCCGCGCTGGGGCAGATGTCGGCCGCCATGGCCCACGAAATCAATCAGCCGCTGACCACCCAGCGCATGCAACTGGAAACCCTGCGGCTGCTGCTTGACCATGGCCGCCATGACGAAGCGCGCCAGGCCCTGGAGCCACTGGAGCAGATGCTCACACGCATGGCTGCGCTCACCAGCCACCTGAAAACCTTTGCCCGCAACAGCCCGGTCGGCCTGCGCGAGCGCCTCGACCTGGCCACCGTGGTCGATCAGGCCCTGCACCTGCTGGAGACCCGCATTCGCAGCGAAGCGGTAGAGGTTGCCCTGTACCTGGCGCGCCCCGCCTGGGTACGCGGCGATGCCATTCGCCTGGAGCAAGTGCTGATCAACCTGCTGCACAATGCCCTCGACGCCATGGCCGACAAACGCTACAAACGCCTGGAGGTCCGCATCGAACTCGACGGCGAGCGGTGGCGCCTGAGCGTGCAGGACTCGGGTGGCGGCATTGCCGAGGCCGACCTGGCCAAGGTTTTCGACCCGTTCTTCACCACCAAACCGGTGGGCGAAGGCCTGGGCCTGGGGCTGGCCATTTCCTATGGCATCGTCCACGAAGCCGGTGGCCAGCTGCAGGCCGAAAACCTGCCCGGTGGTGCACGCCTGAGCCTTACCCTGCCCCGTGACCTGGAGCCTGTATGTTGA
- the bglX gene encoding beta-glucosidase BglX has protein sequence MMKLSLLGLAMGLASQAALAAPYAPPLQDKQAFIEHLISQMTEAEKIGQLRLISIGPEMPHEKIREEIAAGRIGGTFNSRTAPENRPMQDAAMRSRLKIPMFFAYDTIHGERTIFPIGLGMAATWDMDAVAKVGRTSAIEASADALDMTFAPMVDIARDPRWGRTSEGFGEDTYLTSKIGQVMVRSFQGSSPANPDSIMAIVKHFALYGAVEGGRDYNTVDMSLPKMYNDYLPPYRAALDAGAGGVMVALNSINGVPATSNTWLMNDLLRKEWGFKGVTISDHGAIQELIRHGVARDGREAAKLAIKAGIDMSMNDTLYGEELPGLLKSGEVTQAELDQAVREVLGAKYEMGLFKDPYVRIGKAETDLKDYYSNDRLHREAARDVARRSLVLLENNRQTLPLKKAGTIALVGPLADAPIDMMGSWAADGKPMHSVTVREGLRRAVEGKAKLVYAKGSNVTGDKAILDYLNFLNFDAPEIVDDPRPAAVLIDEAVKAAKQSDVVVAVVGESRGMSHESSSRTTLEIPASQRELIKALKATGKPLVLVLMNGRPLSIDWEREQADAILETWFAGTEGGNAIADVLFGDYNPSGKLAITFPRSVGQIPMYYNHTRIGRPFTPGKPGNYTSQYFEEPNGPLYPFGYGLSYSSFELSGLKLSNKDLKRGDTLEAKVTVANTGKVAGETVVQLYLQDVSASMSRPVKELKNFQKLMLKPGESRTLTFRISEDDLKFYNGQLQRVAEPGEFNVQVGLDSQAVQQQSFELL, from the coding sequence ATGATGAAACTGTCTTTGCTGGGCCTGGCCATGGGCCTTGCCAGTCAGGCGGCCCTTGCCGCCCCCTACGCCCCGCCCCTGCAGGACAAGCAGGCGTTCATCGAGCACCTGATCAGCCAGATGACCGAAGCCGAGAAAATCGGCCAGCTGCGCCTGATCAGCATCGGCCCGGAAATGCCCCACGAAAAGATCCGCGAAGAAATCGCCGCCGGCCGCATCGGGGGCACCTTCAACTCGCGCACCGCGCCCGAAAACCGCCCGATGCAGGATGCGGCCATGCGCAGCCGCCTGAAGATCCCGATGTTCTTTGCCTACGACACCATTCACGGCGAACGCACCATTTTCCCGATCGGGCTTGGCATGGCCGCCACCTGGGACATGGACGCCGTCGCCAAAGTCGGCCGTACCTCAGCCATCGAAGCCTCGGCCGACGCCCTGGACATGACCTTCGCACCGATGGTCGATATCGCCCGCGATCCGCGCTGGGGCCGTACCAGTGAAGGTTTCGGCGAGGACACCTACCTGACTTCGAAGATCGGCCAGGTGATGGTGCGCTCGTTCCAGGGCAGCAGCCCCGCCAACCCCGACAGCATCATGGCCATCGTCAAGCACTTCGCACTGTATGGTGCAGTGGAAGGCGGGCGCGACTACAACACGGTCGATATGAGCCTGCCGAAAATGTACAACGATTACCTGCCGCCCTACCGCGCTGCGCTCGACGCCGGTGCTGGCGGCGTGATGGTGGCGCTGAACTCGATCAACGGTGTGCCGGCTACCTCCAACACCTGGCTGATGAACGACCTGCTGCGCAAGGAGTGGGGCTTCAAGGGCGTGACCATCAGCGACCACGGCGCCATTCAGGAACTGATCCGCCACGGCGTCGCCCGCGACGGCCGTGAAGCCGCCAAGCTGGCGATCAAGGCCGGCATCGACATGAGCATGAACGACACCCTGTACGGCGAAGAGCTGCCAGGCCTGCTGAAGTCCGGCGAAGTGACTCAGGCCGAGCTGGACCAGGCGGTGCGCGAAGTGCTGGGTGCCAAGTACGAGATGGGCCTTTTCAAGGACCCGTACGTGCGCATCGGCAAGGCTGAAACCGACCTGAAAGACTATTACAGCAACGACCGCCTGCACCGCGAGGCCGCGCGTGATGTGGCACGCCGCAGCCTGGTACTGCTGGAAAACAACCGCCAGACCTTGCCGCTGAAAAAGGCCGGTACCATCGCCCTGGTCGGCCCACTGGCCGACGCACCGATCGACATGATGGGCAGTTGGGCCGCCGACGGTAAGCCGATGCATTCGGTGACCGTGCGCGAAGGCCTGCGCCGCGCCGTGGAAGGCAAGGCCAAGCTGGTCTACGCCAAAGGCTCCAACGTCACTGGCGACAAGGCAATCCTCGACTACCTGAACTTCCTCAACTTCGATGCCCCGGAAATCGTCGACGACCCGCGTCCGGCGGCCGTGCTGATCGACGAAGCGGTCAAGGCAGCGAAACAATCCGACGTGGTCGTGGCAGTGGTAGGCGAGTCCCGTGGCATGTCCCACGAATCTTCCAGCCGCACCACCCTGGAAATCCCGGCCAGCCAGCGCGAGCTGATCAAAGCCCTGAAGGCCACCGGCAAGCCACTGGTGCTGGTGCTGATGAACGGCAGGCCGCTGTCGATCGACTGGGAGCGTGAACAGGCTGACGCCATCCTCGAGACCTGGTTCGCCGGTACCGAAGGCGGCAATGCCATCGCCGACGTGCTGTTCGGTGACTACAACCCGTCCGGCAAGCTGGCCATTACCTTCCCCCGTTCGGTCGGGCAGATCCCGATGTACTACAACCACACCCGCATCGGCCGGCCGTTCACCCCTGGCAAGCCCGGCAACTACACCTCGCAATACTTCGAGGAACCCAACGGCCCGCTGTACCCGTTCGGCTATGGCCTGAGCTACAGCAGCTTCGAGCTGTCGGGCCTGAAGCTGTCGAACAAAGACCTGAAGCGCGGCGACACCCTTGAGGCCAAAGTGACGGTGGCGAACACCGGCAAGGTAGCAGGTGAGACCGTAGTGCAGTTGTACCTGCAGGATGTGTCGGCGTCGATGAGCCGCCCGGTCAAGGAATTGAAGAACTTCCAAAAGCTGATGCTCAAGCCGGGCGAGTCGCGCACCTTGACCTTCCGCATCAGCGAAGACGACCTGAAGTTCTACAATGGCCAGCTGCAGCGGGTTGCCGAGCCAGGGGAGTTCAATGTCCAGGTCGGGCTGGATTCCCAGGCAGTGCAGCAGCAGAGCTTCGAACTGCTGTAA
- a CDS encoding TPM domain-containing protein, protein MTPFDEYHQRQIAEAIARAERRTDAELVTVLARRADDYAYWPLLWAAVLALAVPGLLHWLLGWPSVRGLLVANVLLFVGLCLLLRNPRLAGWLIPRALRRWRASRLARQQFREQNLQRTAGATGVLIFVSEAERHVEILVDSGIEHYLNATARASIVARFAEQVRQGRTLQGFVECVDACGELLSEHVPPTHARNELPNRLVILD, encoded by the coding sequence ATGACCCCCTTCGACGAGTACCATCAACGGCAGATTGCCGAAGCCATTGCGCGTGCCGAACGGCGCACTGATGCCGAACTGGTGACGGTGCTGGCCCGCCGTGCCGATGACTACGCCTATTGGCCACTGTTGTGGGCCGCCGTGCTGGCGCTGGCAGTGCCAGGCCTGTTGCATTGGCTGCTGGGTTGGCCCAGCGTGCGTGGCTTGCTGGTGGCCAACGTGCTGCTGTTCGTCGGCTTGTGCCTGCTGCTGCGCAACCCGCGCCTGGCCGGCTGGCTGATTCCCCGTGCCCTGCGTCGCTGGCGTGCTTCACGGCTGGCCCGCCAGCAGTTTCGTGAGCAGAACCTGCAGCGCACCGCAGGCGCAACCGGTGTGCTGATTTTCGTCAGCGAGGCGGAGCGGCATGTGGAGATACTGGTCGACAGCGGCATCGAGCATTACCTGAATGCCACAGCCCGCGCGTCTATCGTCGCGCGCTTTGCCGAGCAGGTACGTCAAGGCCGGACTTTGCAGGGCTTCGTCGAGTGCGTCGATGCCTGCGGCGAACTGCTCAGCGAGCATGTGCCGCCTACTCATGCGCGTAACGAGCTGCCTAACCGCCTGGTTATCCTCGATTGA
- a CDS encoding SAM-dependent methyltransferase, which produces MSASNTAPSAPDARAQFLDLLNAALHGNTLVKLVLARHVGADQTLQRIIAKPLQVKGQPCLSLVYRHQTRDITRNLPLDQAQALVAELLPDSFRNAHLFDNDGEVQLTFSKKGKPMLQRHGAQAPREVTASSGHDREKKRYLELSRPFLRDLGVTDAQGALIPSMSRKWKQINKFIEVFDHALASAPVPAGQALRVADFGSGKGYLTFAMHDYLSNSLGREAQVTGVELRQDMVDLCNAAASRLEHPGLEFQCGDVRSVVPEAIEVMIALHACDIATDYAIHTGIRCNAAIIMCSPCCHKQIRPQLHSPGLLQPMLQYGLHLGQQAEMLTDSLRALYLEACGYETKVFEFISLEHTNKNKMILAVKRQKAGDNGALLEKIGQLKGFYGVQEHCLETLLRADGLL; this is translated from the coding sequence ATGTCCGCCAGTAATACTGCCCCGTCCGCGCCGGATGCCCGCGCTCAGTTTCTCGACCTGCTGAACGCCGCCCTGCACGGCAACACCTTGGTCAAACTGGTGCTGGCGCGCCATGTCGGTGCCGATCAGACCTTGCAACGGATCATTGCCAAGCCGCTGCAGGTCAAGGGCCAGCCGTGCCTGTCGCTGGTCTACCGCCACCAGACCCGCGACATCACCCGTAACCTGCCGCTGGACCAGGCCCAGGCGCTGGTCGCCGAGCTGCTGCCTGACAGCTTCCGCAACGCCCACCTGTTCGATAATGACGGCGAAGTACAGCTGACCTTCAGCAAAAAGGGCAAGCCGATGCTGCAGCGTCACGGCGCGCAGGCACCGCGTGAAGTCACTGCCAGCAGCGGCCACGACCGCGAAAAGAAGCGTTATCTGGAGCTGTCGCGCCCGTTTTTGCGTGACCTGGGCGTAACCGATGCACAGGGTGCGTTGATCCCGTCGATGTCGCGCAAATGGAAGCAGATCAACAAGTTCATCGAGGTCTTCGACCACGCCCTGGCCAGCGCCCCGGTGCCGGCCGGGCAAGCCCTGCGGGTGGCGGACTTTGGCTCGGGCAAGGGCTACCTGACCTTCGCCATGCACGACTACCTGAGCAACAGCCTGGGCCGCGAGGCACAGGTCACCGGTGTAGAACTGCGCCAGGACATGGTCGACTTGTGCAACGCTGCTGCTTCGCGCCTGGAGCACCCAGGCCTGGAATTCCAGTGCGGTGATGTACGCAGCGTGGTGCCCGAGGCCATCGAAGTAATGATCGCCTTGCATGCCTGTGACATCGCCACCGACTACGCCATCCATACCGGCATCCGCTGCAACGCCGCGATCATCATGTGTTCGCCGTGCTGCCACAAGCAGATCCGTCCGCAACTGCACAGCCCAGGGTTGCTGCAACCCATGCTGCAGTACGGGCTGCACCTGGGCCAACAGGCCGAAATGCTGACCGACAGCCTGCGTGCGCTCTATCTGGAAGCCTGCGGTTACGAAACCAAGGTGTTCGAGTTCATCTCCCTGGAGCACACCAACAAGAACAAGATGATTCTTGCTGTGAAGCGGCAGAAGGCAGGAGACAACGGGGCTTTGCTGGAGAAGATAGGCCAGCTCAAGGGCTTCTACGGGGTGCAGGAGCATTGCCTGGAGACGTTATTGCGGGCGGATGGGTTGCTCTGA
- a CDS encoding DUF4917 family protein, which translates to MPALDATLTPWPELAARHPCDALLLGNGASRAVWKPFSYFSLYEEAQRAGRKKGLAISDQALFKSLGTELFEPVLSALNTTVRANAALAINSTAPLNRYYSIKEALIHAVRTVHLPWPLMPPTTLAALNQALRGYRSVYTSNYDLLLPWAVQHAPHGFAKLFDEQGFFDVRRTQSEGTRVLHLHGGLHLLKLPDGTTRQRSADNAELLGGFAVNIPGEVPLFVNEDRSDEKLRAIRHSDYLSWCLGQLAQESKGLCLFGQHLDSSDQHLLEAIRQARPQYLSIAIRPLSEASVINQKQHYIDRFGDLAGTQVHFFDASTHPLGLADLAIAPPAARR; encoded by the coding sequence ATGCCCGCACTTGACGCCACTCTCACCCCCTGGCCAGAACTCGCCGCCCGCCATCCCTGCGACGCCCTGCTACTGGGCAACGGCGCCAGTCGGGCAGTGTGGAAGCCGTTCAGTTACTTCTCGCTATATGAGGAAGCGCAACGCGCCGGGCGCAAGAAAGGCTTGGCAATCAGTGACCAGGCGCTGTTCAAATCCTTGGGCACGGAGCTGTTCGAGCCCGTGCTCAGCGCTCTCAACACCACCGTGCGCGCCAACGCCGCGCTGGCCATCAACTCCACCGCGCCGCTGAACCGCTACTACTCGATCAAGGAAGCGTTGATCCACGCCGTGCGCACCGTGCACCTGCCTTGGCCACTGATGCCGCCAACCACCCTGGCAGCCCTCAACCAGGCCCTGCGCGGCTACCGCAGCGTCTACACCAGCAACTACGACCTGCTGCTGCCATGGGCCGTGCAACACGCCCCGCACGGCTTCGCCAAGCTGTTCGACGAGCAAGGCTTCTTCGATGTACGCCGCACCCAAAGCGAAGGCACTCGGGTGCTGCACCTGCATGGCGGCCTGCACTTGCTCAAGCTACCCGACGGCACCACCCGCCAACGCAGCGCCGACAACGCCGAACTGCTCGGTGGCTTTGCGGTGAACATTCCGGGAGAGGTGCCGCTGTTCGTCAACGAAGACCGCAGCGATGAAAAACTGCGGGCCATCCGCCACTCCGATTATCTGAGCTGGTGCCTTGGGCAATTGGCCCAAGAGAGCAAAGGGCTATGCCTGTTCGGGCAGCACCTGGACAGCAGCGACCAGCACCTGCTCGAAGCCATCCGCCAGGCCCGGCCACAGTATCTGTCGATCGCCATCAGGCCGTTGAGCGAGGCCTCGGTGATCAATCAGAAGCAACATTACATTGATCGATTCGGGGATCTAGCGGGGACGCAGGTGCATTTCTTTGATGCCAGTACGCATCCGTTGGGGCTGGCAGATCTGGCAATCGCGCCACCCGCCGCCCGACGCTAG